GGAAGATAATGAAAATGGTCAGGGTCACAGAGCCGAAACTCGTGGCAATTGTCTGGGGAATAGAGTTTATTCTTGGCCTTCTCGTCTGGGCTCTGAGTCAATTACCTTAACCATTCCAAAGCCATACCTTGTTTTCTCTCCAAAGCCCGTCTCATAGCCGAACCTTGCCAGCTCCACTGAACCAGTGTAGCGGAACACCATGAGGGAACTCCTGAAATACGTGTCCCTGACAAGAATCCTTACCGGCTTGAATTTCAGAACCTCAAGCTTGAACTCCTTGTCCTCGGGCATGTGACCGTAGATTGCGGAATAGCGCATTAGCATTACCTTGCGAAGCTTGTCGAAGAACATTTCATCGCTGGGATAGAGGTCCCATATCTTCATCCTGCCATTGACGAACTTGACAGTTCTCACCATTATCGGACTTAAAGTCGAGAAGAGAACCTCGTTTTTGATTTCAGGTTCTTTGAGCACTTTAACATTATCGGCAATGAACGCGGCGTTTCCAATCTTGAGGAGAGGGTCATCGAGAAAACCTTCTGCTATAGCCTTAATGAGTTCTCCGGAGTGGGACGAGACGTACAGGGAGACATCATCAGAAAGGACTCTGATGCCAGCCTCTGGAAGGAGCTCCCTTCTACGGACCATTATCCTGGAGAAGGTAAAATAGTCCGCGTGGCTCGTCTCAACCTCGTGGGCAAGCTCCGGAGAGACCAGATATATCTTTTCGAGGATTTGAGTATAAACCTCGTAGTTATAGTTAAAGGGCAGTACC
The window above is part of the Thermococcus sp. genome. Proteins encoded here:
- the cas6 gene encoding CRISPR-associated endoribonuclease Cas6, with protein sequence MRIEIKLRPAEEDTVLPFNYNYEVYTQILEKIYLVSPELAHEVETSHADYFTFSRIMVRRRELLPEAGIRVLSDDVSLYVSSHSGELIKAIAEGFLDDPLLKIGNAAFIADNVKVLKEPEIKNEVLFSTLSPIMVRTVKFVNGRMKIWDLYPSDEMFFDKLRKVMLMRYSAIYGHMPEDKEFKLEVLKFKPVRILVRDTYFRSSLMVFRYTGSVELARFGYETGFGEKTRYGFGMVKVIDSEPRREGQE